The stretch of DNA ACGCAAAGAGCCCCCGACCATGGTGATCAACCCGGATCGCCACCGGATGGGCACAAATATGTTGTTCTTAAATCCGGCAGGTCTGATCAACTTTTCTTTCGGCACCGATTCTTTTGAACGCCATTGCGGATTGGCCCGGCAACAAGGTGCAGAGGTGGTTGTTTATGAAAATCCACGCATCGCTTTAGACTTGGATGTTCCGGAGGATTATGAAATCCTCCAATCGAGCAGTGTTTTACCAGTACTACAGTAAATGGTCAATAAACTAGTGGAAAAGGAAAAAAAATGACAATCGAAAGAGTAGCCCTGTATTTACAAGATGCCCATGACCTACGAGATGGATTGGATTTCGTAAAATATGCTGAAGAGCGAGGCTTTGAGGCGGTTTGGCAGGCTGAAAGCCGCCTGGTTCGAGATGCCATCGTACCGATGGCTGCCTATGCTGCAGTTACCGAAGAAATCAAGGTTGGGTCTGGCGTCATCAACAACTGGACCCGTAATATCGGTTTGCTCGCGGCGACATTCCTCACGCTGGATGACCTGGCGCCGAACCGGATTATTTGCGGTATTGGCGCCTGGTGGGATCCACTGGCAAAGAATGTGGGCATCTTACGTAAAAGCCCAATGACGGCAATGGAAGAGACCGTCACCGTCTTGCGACGCCTGTTGAACATGGAACGCGTGTCGTTTGACGGCGAATATGTGCATGTCAGCGGGATTGAACTGGATGTGGTGCATGGTCGTCGTGAGCCCCGGAATGTCCCGATTATGATCGGGGCAACCGGTCCGAAGATGATGGAATTGACTGGGAAAATTGCAGACGGTGCCGTTTTAAATTACTGCGTGCCGCCAGAATATAATGAACAGGCGATTGACGAGCTGAAGAAGGGCTTGAAAGCATCGGGACGGACTTTGGATGATCTGGATCGCCCACAACTGGTTGTGTGCTCTGTCGACGAGGATCGCGAGAAAGCCATTGACACCAGCCGTGAACTGCTGACGCAATACCTGGCACAACAACCGCATATTGCGAAGGCTTCCGGTGTTTCGATGGATATTGTGCACGAGATCCAGTCGATTCTTGGCTGGCCTGCCACGCATGAGCAAATCCAGCAAGCCAAGCATCTAGTACCGGATGAGTTGATCCATCGTATTACAGCCAGCGGCACCCCTGATGAAGCACGCGTCAAAGTGCAGGAATATATTAATAACGGTGCGACCTGCCCGATCCTCTACCCTGTTGGCGGCAATGTAAAGGTTTTGATTGACACCTTTGCAACGAAATGAAATTAACTGAAAAACAACCTGGTTCAAAATCTTGTTTTGTGTGCGGCAGGGAAAACCTGGCTGGACTCAAACTTGAGTTTTATATGATTGAACCCGGGAAGGTTTGTTCGTATTTTAACTTACATGAGCATTATGAGGGCTATCCCGGGGCGATCCACGGTGGCATCATCGCTGCCATCCTGGATGAATGTGGCGGTCGAGCTCAAATGATCGAGCCAAACCGGTTTATTGTTACCGCTCAATTATGTGTCCGTTATCGCCGACCGGTTCCATCGCGAACCGACCTGGTCGTCTACGGAGTAGCAGGTGAGCGCCGAGGACGGGTATCCTTTGCGAGCAGCGAAATCCAGAGTATGGATGGAAAGATTCTGGCTGATGCTGAATTGGTGCTGATGGACATTCCTGAATCGCAGTTTACGGATGTGGATCTGGAAGCAATGGGTTGGCGTGTTTATCTTGATGAGGAGGTTGGATGATTGGTGAATATTTTAGACCAAACACAGTAGAAGAGGCATTGTTATTATTAACCGAAAAGGGAAAGATTCGGAAACCTCTGGGCGGCGGAACCAGCTTGAGCCGGCAGGTGTCACAACATTTCGACGTAGTCGACTTGCAAAACGTTGGTTTGGATCGTATTGAGGAAAGAGGCCAAAACTTGGTGGCAGGGGCTACGCTTCGTTTTGATATGCTTTTAGCGCATCCCGGGGTTCACCCTGAGATCAAGCGAGCGATCCGTATTGATGCTTCAGAAAACAGCCGGAATATGGCTACTCTGGGCGGATGGTTGGTGAACAGCGATGGTCGTTCGTTGACGACAACCGCATTGCTGGCAATGGATGCAAATTTAACCTGGGAACCAGAGGCTGTTCAGATACGGCTTGGCGATTGGTTGCCCCTGCGCAGTCAGAATCAACCCGGCGTGTTGATAACAGAGGTGGCCTGGACCATGGGCGCAACGCTCGTTTTTGAGTATGTGGCGCGCTCTCCGAAGGACCGCCCCATCATGATTGTAGCTATGGCACAATGGGGTTCAGGCAGGACACGTGTGGCATTGGGGGGCTTTGGCGATGCGCCCATCATCGCTGTGGATGGCATAGGAGCGGATGGGGTGGATGTCGCCAGTCGGTCTGCCTGTTTAGATGCTGGAGATCAATGGGCATCTGCCGAGTACCGCAGTGAGGTCGCTGCAAAACTTGCCGTGCGTTGTGCCGCGCGTATGGATGCTATTAGAGGAAGTGGTGCCTAAGATGAAAATCATACTGAATATTAACAATCAAGACTACCCCCTTAATGTTCCTGTTGGCGAACGTTTACTGGAAACCCTGCGCAGGCTTGGCTTTTTCAGTGTCAAGTACGGCGGTTGTGAAAAAGGAGAATGCGGTGCGTGTGCCGTGCTTTTTGACGGTCGCCCGGTCAATAGCTGCACAATGTTTACAGCTCAGGCTGAAGGTCACAAAATCCAGACAGTGGAAAGCCTGGGTGAACACCCGGAACAGGGTTGGAAACGGACGCAGGGTTTGCATATTATTCAGCAAGCCTTTGTCGATACGGGCGCGATCCAGTGCGGTTACTGTACGCCAGCCATGGTATTGGTGAGCAAAGCCTTGTTAGATAAAAACCCATCGCCCTCTGAAGAGGAAATTCGTGACGCCCTTTCTGGCGTCCTGTGCCGTTGCACCGGTTATGTGAAGCCGGTTCAGGCTGTTATGCGAGCGGCGGCGATTATGAGGGGTGAAAAGGTTCCACCCATTGGTGAGCCGATGGATATTGGTGATTTATTGGATTTTGATCGGAGTGTTCCGGAAGACGGTGCACCGATGACCTCTGACGGCGGAACAATGACTGAAACGCGGGTCTTCCCGAAGATAAAGGTCGTTGATGCGCGTTCACCGTTGAAAACCGTGGGTCACGGTGAACCTAAGGTGGATGCGGTCAAACTTGTGCAGGGCAAACCAGCCTTTGCTGCAGATTTTGAAAGACGGGACATGCTGGTAGCCAAGGTGCTTCGAAGTCCCCATGCCCACGCTAACATCAAGCACATTGATACCTCGGAAGCAGAGGCGCTTCCTGGTGTAGCAGCTATTCTTACCTGGAAGGATGTTCCCCGGGTGGTCTATTCTACGGCTGGACAATCGCATCCCATTCCGGGACCGTTAGACATGTTTTCACTGGACAAAAAGGTCCGCTTTGTAGGCGATAAGGTGGCGTTTGTGGCTGCTGAAACGGCTGAGATCGCAGAAGCCGCGTTGAAATTGATCAAGGTGGAATATGAGGTCTTGCCTGCCATTATTGATCCCACGAAAGCGATGGATGAAGGCGCTGTGGTCATTCATGATGAAGAAGAATATGTCAATTTTGACGAATCTGATCCCTCGCGCAACCTGGCTGCTCAGATCCGCGTGGATATCGGCGATGTTGAACAGGGTTTTCTCGAGGCAGAGCGCATCTTTGAAGCCGAATATGTTGTACCCAAGGTTCAGCAGGCGCATATCGAACCGCATGTGGTGGTGACCTACTGGGATGAGGACGACCGCCTGGTGATTATCACCAGCACTCAGGTGCCCTTCCACGTTCGGCGCCAGATTGCTCCGGTTTTAGGTTTGCCGGTCAAGCGTATCCGGGTGATCAAACCCCGTATCGGTGGCGGTTTTGGCGGCAAGCAAGAAGTTCAGATCGAAGATGTTCCGGCACATCTGACGATTGCGACGGGACGACCTGTTATTTATGAAATGACCCGTGAGGAGGAATTTATTGGCTCCCGGGCACGTCATCCAATGCGCATTCGGTTGAAAACCGGAGTCAAGAAGGATGGCACAATTACTGCGAATGAAATGTACTGCCTGAGTGATACCGGGGCTTATGGGTGCCATGCCCTGACCGTGGCAGGAAATACCGGGCATAAGGCGATGGCGCTGTATGTCGGCGACGGACCCTACCGTCTTCAGCCCAATATCCGGTTTTATTCCGATGTTGTCTATACCAATACACCGCCTTCGGGTGCCTTCCGCGGTTACGGTGTCCCACAAGGATTCTGGCCTGTTGAACGGCACATGGAGACCATTTCAAAAGCTTTGGGCATCGATCCGATTGAATTCAGATTGAAGAATGCCCTCAGACCAGGCGAGTTGCACCCCTTCAGTACGGCTTGGAGCGAGGGACGCGAACCCAGACCTGAAAAAGTGTACACGATTGGCCTGGAAGAGTGCGTCAACCAGGGCAGGATGGCCATTGATTGGGACCATAAGTTTGGCAACGCGGCATGGCACACCATTCCTGGCAGTGAGCATTTGCGCAAGGGGATTGGAGTTGCTTTGGTGATGCAGGGAACTGCTATCCCTTACCTGGATATGGGCGGTGCCAGTATTAAAATGAATGATGACGGGTCATTTAACCTGCTGGTTGGCGCTACAGACCTGGGGACCGGTTCGGACACGGTGTTGGGCCAGATGGCAGCCGAAACCCTGGGCGTTCGTTTGGAAGATATCCTGGTGTATTCATCGGACACGGATTTCACACCATTTGATGTGGGTGCGTACGCGTCCAGCACAACGTACATCTCCGGTACGGCGGTGGTCAAAGCTGCAGAAAAGGTCGCTGAGCAGATTCGCGAACGGGCAGCCTTGATGTTTGCTGAAATGGGCGATGAGGTGGACCACAACGAGATACTGCTGGAAGATCGAAAGGCAATTGCACCTTCAGGAAATTCTATCAGTATGGAAGAGATTGCCCTGCACGCGCTGCACGCATCCGATCAGACCCAAATTATGGGAGTTGCTTCGCATGTGTCCCCGGTTGCGCCGCCGCCTTTTGCAGCGCAATTCGCTGAGGTGACTGTTGATATCGAAACCGGCATGGTTACAGTGGATAAACTGGTTATGGCTGTTGATGGTGGTGTGATCATCAACCCTGTCACAGCATCAGGTCAGGTTGAAGGCGGGATGGTACAGGCGCTGGGATACGCAGTGAGCGAAGAGATGGTCTATGATGATTTGGGACGGGCGAGGGAGCGCGACCTTGTAGACTATCACATTTTCCGCTCGGACGAAATGCCCGAACTGACGACCATTTTCGTGGAAACCTACGAACATTCACATCCTTATGGTGCAAAAGCTGTTGCGGAAATCCCGCTGGATGGAGTTGCACCGGCTGTTGGTAATGCAATATTAGATGCGTGCGGAGTCTCACTGCACGAGATCCCCGCCTTGCCCGAGAAAATCTGGAAAGCTTTAACAACCTCGGCATAAAGATGAGCTGACCTTCCGCCGATTGTTCGAATAGACACATCTGGCGGAAGGTTTGACCTCGAGGAATAATTTTTGTTCCCGGAGCTTTGAGTTTGATAGAGGATTTATGATGAACATTGTCGAGCGGTTGAATGAGGCTTTAGCTGAGGGAAAACCTGTGGTGCTGTGCACGATTGTGAACACAAAAGGTTCTGTACCGAGGCATGCAGGCACTAAAATGCTGGTTTACAGTGAAGGGCATTTTGAAGGAACGGTTGGCGGGGGTGAGGTGGAAAATCGGGTTCTTGCTGAAGCAATGGCAGCGTTCAAAGACGGAAAAACCCGCTTATTAACCTATGATATGATCGACCCGGAACGCGGTGATGCAGGCGTTTGTGGCGGGATTGTGACCGTCTTCGTGGAGCCATTTCTGACACTGCCAACAGTCGTTGTCGTTGGCGCCGGACATGTCGGGCGACCGATTGTGCACCTGGCAAAGTGGCTTGGATTTCGTGTAGTCTTAAGTGATGATCGCGAGGAGCTGTGCACCCCGGAGGAAACACCAGGGGCAGACCTTTACTTGCCATCACTTCTGAGCCAGATTCCAGAAAAATTACATTTGGATTCACGTACTTTCCTGGTGCTGGTTACCAGGGGCTCGGATGTTGATGTGGAGGGTTTGCCAGCCCTTTTAGAAACGGATGTGCCGTATATCGGTCTTATAGGTTCAAAACGGCGTTGGGCGCATACACAAGAGAGACTGATTGAGAAAGGGGTTTCGAAGGAAGCCTTGGCAAGGGTGAAATCTCCGATCGGGTTATTTATTCATGCAGAAACGCCCAATGAAATCGCCATCAGCATTATGGCTGAGATCATCGATCACTACAACCAGATGAAAAAACATTTTCAAAGCGCATAGATTGGAGTTTACACCGTATGTGGAAAAAATACATTTTAGCAGATTCAATTGAGACAGCGGTTGTAGCTTTGACCGAAGGGGAAGAAACCGCGCGGATTATCGCTGGCGGCACCGATCTGATACTTGAGCTGGAGCGTGGCACCCGTCAGGGCGTCAGCACTCTGATTGATATCACCCAAATACCTGGTCTGGATGAAATTTGGGAAGACAGTGACGGCTTGATCCACATCGGCCCATTGGTGACTCATAATCACGTGCTGGCTTCACTGCTGATCCGTGAGAAAGCCTATGCTCTCCTGCAAGCCTGTTGGGAGATAGGCTCACCACAAATCCGCAATCGAGGGACGGTCGTTGGCAATTTGGTAACGGCATCACCGGCGAACGACACCATCAGCCCTTTGATGGCTCTTAACGCAAAGCTCAGGCTGGCGTCAACGCGGGGCGAACGCATCGTCTCTCTGGAGGATTTTTACACAGGTGTACGCAAAACTGTGATGAAAAACGATGAAATCATTACGGAAGTCTTCTTCCCAGCGCCTGGTACTCACCAGGTGTCCTATTTTATTAAAACAGCCCTGCGCAAAGCCCAGGCAATCTCAGTCATTAATATCAGCCTTCTGTTGTCAATGCAGGGAGATGTGATCGAGAATGCCAGGATTACCCTGGGTGCAGCCGCTCCAACGATCATCCATGCCGAGGCAGCGGAAGTCTTTCTTGCCGGAAAACCGTTGAACGACACGGTGATTGAACAGGCGGCTGAATTGGTGGCTGAGGCAGCGTCACCGATTTCGGATTTGCGTGGCTCCGCTGATTATCGGGCGTACATGATGGGCGTAATCGCAAGACGCGCCTTGACCACTATTGCAAACGGTGTCGATAAGACACAAGTCCCGAGTGAACCGGTTTTGCTGATGGGGTCGGGTATGCATGTAAAAGCACCCAAATTGCCCTGGACGGGCGAGGAGATCCACACCTGGATCAACGGGAAGGAATACCGGTTTAAAACGGGATTTACAAAGACATTATTAAATTTGATCCGTGATGAAGCGGGTTTAACTGGCACGAAAGAAGGTTGCGCAGAAGGTGAGTGCGGCGCCTGTACGGTTTACCTGGATGGCAGGGCAGTGATGAGCTGTCTGGTACCGGCGCCCCGGGCGCATGGCGCCGAGATTGTAACGATCGAAGGTATGCGTGCTGGCGAAAAATTGCATCCGGTTCAGGAAGCTTTCATTGAACACGGCGCAGTCCAATGCGGCTTTTGCACTCCCGGGTTTGTGATGTCAGCGATCAAATTGCTCGAAGAGCGCGAAACCCCTTCACAGGCAGAGATCCAGCAGGCGATTACCGGGAACCTGTGCCGCTGTACAGGCTACTATAAGATTATTGAAGCGATTGAAAGCGCCAGCCAACGGATGCATGTTGGTGATCAGGCATAAAGCAGAACAGGAGTTAGCATGGCATATATTGGTAAATCTGTAACACGGATTGATGTCAGAGACAAAGTAACCGGAGAAGCGCTTTACCCTGCTGACTTTTTGTTGCCAGACCAGGCATATATGAAAATTCTTTTTGCAGGGCGACCTCACGCAGTAGTTAAAGCGATCGACACAACTGCGGCAGAAGCCATGCCCGGTGTTCTGGCTGTATTGACGGCAAAAGATGTGCCGGTGAACGAATACGGGTTGGGAACGAACGATCAACCTGTTTTGTGCGGACCGGGGTCATCCAAACCCTTCGCGGATCGGGTACGGTTTGTGGGCGACCAGGTGGCGCTGGTTCTGGCAGATACTGAGCAAATTGCGGCTGAAGCTTGCAAGAAGATTATCGTTGACTATGAAGACCTGCCGGTGGTTGATTCGCCAGAGGCTTCCATGGCGGATGACGCTGTCTTGCTGCATCCGAATCATGGGTCAAATGTCATTCTCGAATATCAAATTTTACATGGTGATGTGGAATCCGCATTTGGCGATTGTGATGTCATTGTAGAATGCGAATACCGCACGCCAATGCAGGAGCATGCATACCTGCAGCCTGAAGCCGGGGTCAGTTATATCGACGATGAAGGGCGGGTCACGGTTGTTGTAGCCGGTCAGTGGACGCATGAAGATCGAAAACAAATTGCCCATTCGCTGGACCTTCCCCTTGACCAGGTGCGTGTGATCTACCCGGCGATTGGCGGCGCATTTGGCGGTCGTGAAGATATGTCGGTGCAGATTGTGCTGGCGTTAGCTGCCAAATATTTACATGATCGGGGGATCAACCGACCGGTAAAAGTCGTCTGGAGCCGCGAAGAATCGATCATTGGTCATCACAAGCGCCACGCCTACAAACTGGTTGCTAAATGGGGAGCCACAAAAGATGGGAAGATCATCGCTGCCCAGGTGGATGTTACGGCTGATGGCGGTGCGTATGTGTACACATCGAACAAAGTGCTTGGCAACGCCACGTTGATGAGCATCGGCCCCTATGAGATCCCCAACGTGAAGGTGAATTCGAGGGCAGTCTATACCAACAACATTCCAGGGGGCGCTTTTCGCGGGTTTGGCGGACCGCAAGGAGCGTTTGAGGCGGAAATGCAGGTCAATCGCCTGGCAGAAGCTTTGGGTATGGACCCGGTTGAATTGAGAATGCGCAATTTGATTGAAGACGATTCGATTTTGTGCACCAATACCAAGCCCCCCAAGGGCGTGACGATTAAACCCGTGCTGGAGGCTTGTGCGACCAGGGCTGGCTGGGCTAACACGGACACAGGTTGGAACGCGCCGGCAAAAATGGGTTCCACGGATGCCCTGAAACGCGGTCGCGGCCTGGCGGTTGCTTTCAAGAACATTGGTTTTTCATTTGGTGCAAAGGAAAATTGCCATGCAAAAATTGAATTGCATGGCAAGACAGAGATTGAGCGGGTTGTGTTATATCACGCTGGTGCAGAGGTGGGTCAGGGTGCGCACACAGTTTTCAAGCAGTTTGCTGCTGAAGCCCTGGATGTTCCGCTGGAGAAAATCGATACAGTGTATTCAGACACAGCTATTACCGGTGATTCTGGCAGTGTTTCAGCATCACGAATGACCTTTATGGCGGGTAACGCAATTAAGGGAGCGGCAGATTTAGCTCTGGAGAAATGGGCAGCAGAAGAACGGCCTGCAATCGGCGATTATGTGTATTTTGCACCTCCCACTTCACGTTACGCACCTGTTACCGGGGAGTGTTATCCAAATATTTCTTATGGCTATGTATCAGAAGTGGTTGAACTGGAAGTTGATACAGAATCTGGCAATGTTCGGATATTGAAGATCTATTGTGCGGACGATGTCGGTAAGGCGATTAACCCACTGCAAGTCGTCGGTCAAATTGAAGGTGCGCTGGTCCAGGCGGTGGGATATGCCGTTCTGGAAAACTTCATCCACAAGGGTGGATACGTCCAAACCAATTTATTGTCGAATTATTTGATTCCCACGGTGTTGGATATTCCAGATGAAATAGAATCAATCATCCTGGAATACGCTGAACCTAATGGTCCTTATGGCGCACGGGGTATGGCGGAGATGCCCTATCTGCCATTAGCGCCGGCGGTGATGCATGCGATGTATGATGCAACCGGGGTGTGGTTTAACGAATTTCCCCTCACACCGGAACGGGTGCTGCGGGGATTGGGAAAAATTAAATGAAACCTTTTGTGCTCATCTGGGGCGGAGGCGACCTGGCAAGCGGGGTTGCGATTCGATTGCATCGGGTGGGCATTCTTGTATTCGTTGTAGAAACCGCCCAACCAACGGCAGTGCGGCGTTCGGTTGCCTTTGCACAGGCAGTTTACGATGGTGAAACAACGATCGAAGGCACGGTCGGACGATTGATCGCATATCCAGAGGAGATGATCTCCTGCTGGAAGGAGGGAGCGGTGCCGGTCATGGTTGACCCCGAACTGGAATTGATTTCAGTTTTCAAACCGTTGGTGCTCGTCGATGGGCGTATGCGAAAAACCCGCGAGGTTCTTTCCCTGGATATGGCGCAATTGGTGGTTGGGTTAGGACCAGGATTTACCGCGGGTGAGAACTGCCATGCAGCGATTGAAACGAATCGAGGACATTTTCTGGGTCGGGTTTACTGGCAGGGCAGTCCGCAAGCAAATACCGGCATTCCGGGGAAGATCGAGGGTTATACTCGGGAGCGGGTGTTATATGCCCCGACTGATGGTATTGTTCAGACCCTGGTTGATTTTGGTGATCATGTGCAGCCAGGTGACCCGGTGTTGATGATCGGAGATCAGACCATAAAGGCGCCTCTTGCGGGCGTCGTGCGTGGACTGATCCACCCAGGTATTTGGGTTAAGCATGGCACAAAGGTCGCCGATATTGATCCGCGACCTGAGGATTTTCGTTGCAGGGCAGTTTCAGAAAAAGCCCTGGCAATCGGCGGTGGGGTTTTGGAGGCAATTTTGACCAAACCTGAAATCCGTGCTGCCCTGTGGAATGAATAAGACCAATGGACCTGAGGCTGGCGCTCGGATTAACCGGTGCTGAGACGATTGCCTTTACAGGTGCTGGCGGGAAAACCAGCGCCATGGCAACCCTGGCCAGGGAACTGCTGCCGCCTGTGGTGATGACCACTACCACGCACCTGGGAAAGTGGCAGGGGGGGATCGCCCAGCAGCATATCATCATCACGTCGCCTGGGGCATTGAAGAAAAGTGATTTTTTGGGCTCGGAAACGATCCTGGTCACCGGTCCACCCGGTAAGGATGAACGTTGGGGAAGCCTTAATCCGGAATCGCTTGAGAAACTCTCCCGGATATGCCGTGAAAACGAGATACCTTTGCTGATTGAAGCGGATGGTGCTCGTCAACGCCCGCTTAAAGCGCCTGCAGGTTACGAACCGGCGATTCCACCCTGGGTTGACCGAGTGGTGGTCATGGCCGGACTGGGTGGCTTAAAAAGACGATTGAATGCGGATACGGTTCACAGGCCAGAGTTGTTTTCACAGATAACCGGCTTGAGGATGGGGGAAGAAATCAAAGTAGAGCATGTGGAACGAGTGTTGCGCTCAACTTCAGGGGGCTTGAAAGGGATACCAGATGGGGCGCGCCGAGTTCTGTTCTTGAACCAGGCAGAGGATTTGGTTTGTAAAGCCCAGGGAAACAGGCTGGCAAATGCACTGGAGGATGTATACCAGCGGGTGCTGATTGGTTTGCTGGCACAGCCAAACGCAGACGGACCGGTGTTCAGTGCGCACAGCCAAACGGCTGGAATTATCCTCGCTGCCGGCGGTAGTGAGCGATTGGGAGTGCCCAAACAGCTTTTAGACTGGTTTGGAAAACCGTTTATCGTCCAGGTGGCGCAAACTGCGCTAACGGCTGGACTATTCCCGGTGGTCGTGGTTACCGGCGCCCACCAGGCTGAAATAGAGACGGCTTTGGCAGACCTGCCGGTCAGGTGTGTGCACAACCCTGATTGGGCGTCGGGGCAAGCATCATCGCTGAAGGCTGGCTTGAAATCCCTGCCTGACCATTGTGATTGCGCCATGTTTTTGCTCAGCGATCAGCCCCAAATTACATCGCATTTGGTCCGTCAGTTAATTGAGCGACATCATGCCGTGCGTGCACCGATTACCGCTCCGATGATTCGCGAGCGTCGGGGAAACCCGGTGCTGTTTGCCAGCCAAACTTTTGGCGCGTTACGGGAGGTCAGCGGTGATCAGGGCGGGCGTGCCATATTTAATGCTTTTAAAGTGGACTATCTTCCCTGGATTGATGTGCGTGC from Brevefilum fermentans encodes:
- the yqeB gene encoding selenium-dependent molybdenum cofactor biosynthesis protein YqeB gives rise to the protein MKPFVLIWGGGDLASGVAIRLHRVGILVFVVETAQPTAVRRSVAFAQAVYDGETTIEGTVGRLIAYPEEMISCWKEGAVPVMVDPELELISVFKPLVLVDGRMRKTREVLSLDMAQLVVGLGPGFTAGENCHAAIETNRGHFLGRVYWQGSPQANTGIPGKIEGYTRERVLYAPTDGIVQTLVDFGDHVQPGDPVLMIGDQTIKAPLAGVVRGLIHPGIWVKHGTKVADIDPRPEDFRCRAVSEKALAIGGGVLEAILTKPEIRAALWNE
- the yqeC gene encoding selenium cofactor biosynthesis protein YqeC, with product MDLRLALGLTGAETIAFTGAGGKTSAMATLARELLPPVVMTTTTHLGKWQGGIAQQHIIITSPGALKKSDFLGSETILVTGPPGKDERWGSLNPESLEKLSRICRENEIPLLIEADGARQRPLKAPAGYEPAIPPWVDRVVVMAGLGGLKRRLNADTVHRPELFSQITGLRMGEEIKVEHVERVLRSTSGGLKGIPDGARRVLFLNQAEDLVCKAQGNRLANALEDVYQRVLIGLLAQPNADGPVFSAHSQTAGIILAAGGSERLGVPKQLLDWFGKPFIVQVAQTALTAGLFPVVVVTGAHQAEIETALADLPVRCVHNPDWASGQASSLKAGLKSLPDHCDCAMFLLSDQPQITSHLVRQLIERHHAVRAPITAPMIRERRGNPVLFASQTFGALREVSGDQGGRAIFNAFKVDYLPWIDVRALLDVDQESDLNNLIEQYFGEEAN